The stretch of DNA CCCGCGCCATCCGGGCCCAGGTCGAGAAACCCGCCCAGCCCAGGGACGATTTTTTCCACCCGCGCGCGGTAGATATCGCCCGGCACGATGTCACCGGTATCGCGCTCGAGCAAAATCGCGATCGCCCGCCCGTCCTCGTCGAGGATCGCGGCCCGGCTCTCGCCAGGGAGGTTCTCCATCAGAATGGACCGGGCGGCGTCCGGCCTGGCGGGGGCGAGCATTTCAGACCGGCCAGAAACCGACACTGCGGAGAAGCCGGGCGGCGTGAAAGAGATCGAGCCCGACGACGTTCGAATAAGAGCCGTTGATCTGGCGTACGAAAGCGCCGGCGCGGCTCTGGATCGCGTACCCGCCGGCCTTGCCCTGCCACTCGCCGGACTCGAGATACCACTCGATCTCTGCCGGCGCGAGACGCTTGAAGGAAACCACCGTTGTCACGAGACGTTCGCGCTCGCGGCCCGAGGCGTCGATCAGACACATGCCGCCGAGCACCCGGTGGCGCCGCCCCGACAGCAGGGCCAGACATCGCCGGGCGTCATCGCGATCTTCGGCTTTGGGCAGAACGCGCCGGCCAAGCGCCACGACCGTATCGGCTGCGAGAACGCATTTTCCCGGCCGGTGGGCGGCGACGGCCTGCGCCTTCTGGCGCGCGAGCCGGCGCGCAAGATCGCGCGGCAATTCGTCCCGGCCGGGCGCTTCGTCGATTTCGGCGGGCAGGACTTCGCCCGGGACGATGCCGATCTGGGCCAGCAGGTCCCGCCGGCGGGGAGAGGCAGAAGCCAGCACGAGCTCGGCGGCCGTGGAGCGCCGGTCCGGCGCGGCCGTCTCCGTCGCGGAATTACTTGAAACGGTAGGTGATCCGGCCCTTGGTGAGGTCATAGGGCGTCATTTCAACGGTGACTTTGTCACCAGCGAGAACACGAATGCGGTTTTTTCTCATCTTGCCCGATGTGTGGGCGAGGATTTCGTGGCCGTTTTCCAGCTTTACGCGAAACATCGCGTTCGGCAGCAACTCCAGCACCTCTCCGGA from Alphaproteobacteria bacterium encodes:
- a CDS encoding nucleoside triphosphate pyrophosphatase; translated protein: MTSPRAGSPTVSSNSATETAAPDRRSTAAELVLASASPRRRDLLAQIGIVPGEVLPAEIDEAPGRDELPRDLARRLARQKAQAVAAHRPGKCVLAADTVVALGRRVLPKAEDRDDARRCLALLSGRRHRVLGGMCLIDASGRERERLVTTVVSFKRLAPAEIEWYLESGEWQGKAGGYAIQSRAGAFVRQINGSYSNVVGLDLFHAARLLRSVGFWPV
- the infA gene encoding translation initiation factor IF-1 encodes the protein MAKEELLEFSGEVLELLPNAMFRVKLENGHEILAHTSGKMRKNRIRVLAGDKVTVEMTPYDLTKGRITYRFK